The nucleotide window TGGTGCTCTTTTCTGACGCCGTCGCAAGGAGAGTGCCGTCGTTATTCAGCGCGATGCAGCACAGTGGCGACCGGTGAGCCTCGATTAGATTGATAGAGACCTGCTTCACCGTATCATATATGAGTACCTCGCCGCTGGTAGTCGGAACATAACTGGACAGGGGGGGGGCATGCGATGGCCGTCTCTCGCCTGTGTCGTCTCGCTGTTTGGGAAGCGGATAGGCTATGTAGCATCTCTCAGACGAGGGAGACAGGGCGCAAATAGCGTTTGGATTCGGCGAGGTGTTTATTGTTTGCAAAAGTGTCATGTTGGAAATGTCGTAAAGATAgatctcctcttccaacaccaCGGCCAGCCGTTTTCGATTTAGCCGCACGGCAAGGATGGCGTTGGGGAAGGTGAGTTCGCAAATGACCGAGGCCCGCTTAGTGTTCTGGATCACCAAATGGCGGGGTGAAAGAACCAGAGCAACGAGCGAGGTCGAGAAGAGCATCTCGATTATGGAGACATTCCCGTCATCGCTGTTGAAGATCTTGGAAAAGGGGTCTGTATGGTAGATGCGGAAGCCCTTGGAGGTACCGACAGCCAGACAGCTGTGGTCCTGGTTGAACGTGACGAAGTTCAGGGCGCCGCCCGACATGATGGGCGAGCGGTGTTCAACGGGGGACTTGGGGTCTCGAGAAAGGGGGTTGCGGTGGACGTTGGTTGGAGCTGTTGTGTGCTAGCGAATGCCGATAGTGTACTCGTATGGCTACGTAGCTAAGAGACTCAGTTAATATGGCCAGTGTGTTCTAAGCATGTTGAGAGCAGAGGTGAAAAGAAGGCGTGGTTCGAAGCTTGTTGGACAAACGTCTGGCCTGGTCCGATGTGGGAGTGGCAGGGGAGCTGCTGCCTTTGGCTTTCCCATGGCTGCGATAAGATGAAGGAGCTCGGGCCAGCCGATCGTCATTGCGGGGCAGTGGGGCCATGCTTGCCTTCCATTCAGCCCCCTGTGCTTGCTTTTTTGGGCATCTGCCACTGTCTGCCCGCCCAGGTTTGGGAAGGTGATCAGCTGTCCCTTGGGAAGCCGCAGAGAACGAGccagccatcaaggttcCTGCCCCCAACACACAAGTAGATACGATCATGACCATCAGCATTTACCAACTTTCTCGGATATATATACATTAACTAGAACCCCAAATTGTCCTCCTTGCACTCAataaaaaccaaaaccaaaacggCAGGCGTGTAAATGGGTATGTGCCTTGCTTGCTATGCATGAGAAGTATACGTGATCTGGTCTGCCCCACGAATCACCCAACCCAAtactccccatcaccacccaaacccccctctcctcgttCAACGAACCATTATATTCCTAAATGAATCTGAGATGTCACTCACGGTTTGCGGTGGCCCGTGTCTCTCCTGCACCGTTGACAGGCCCTGCGCAAGCCTGCCCTCCATAAGCTTCAGAATCACAGGCGGTACGCTGTCATCAGTAGCCCTGATCGTAAGGCGAATCATCTGTCGTGTATCTGTTAGCACCGTGTTCCAGCCCTTGGTGGATGTATCAGGCCGAGACAAGAGAAAACATACCTGTGTTCCGTAGTTGGGCTCCAGTCTGAGCAGGCAGCCAATCTTCCCACCCTCGCTCGTGTGCACAACGCTGGCACCCACAAAATTCTTGGTATTAGGGTCGACATTGTTCAGCACCCCCCACCTGAAACCCTTGATGACATCTCGAATGAAGCCGTCGGTAAGTTCCCTTTGCTGGTCCTTGGCAGCAGTTGTCAACCCAAACACCTGTTGTGCCTCACGAGGGGCCCCGCCGATTTGCTTCCACCTCTTGAAGAAATCCTCAGCAGTCAGTTCGGCAGGATCCATGAACTTGTGGAGAGTGACAGGAAGCTTGAGGGTAAGAGCCTGCAACGCACCGGCCAGGTAGCTGATCCGGATTGTTGGGCTCTTTTCGAAAACCTTCTTAGCTTCAAACATAATGACCTGCTGGGCCTGAGCACCCCGTGCAATCGTCGTGTCGGGAAGGCCCTTGACGTCCCATGTCAGATTGGTCTTTTCTGACGTGTCCAAATCAAGCGTCGTGGTGAACGATCCAACAAGAGCCGGAGTCTTGTTTGTAAAGTACAAAATCAGGCAAGCCATCTGACCGCGGTACTCGGACCGCACGCCAACCTGGAGCTGGCCATCCTCGTAAAGAACGCCATCTGgtttgagaagaagccgGTTGAAGCCCTTCTCCCAGTTGGGTGACAAGTGAGCGGCACTGGCGAGATTGGGTATTGACTTTGCCTCTGCCGGGCCAATATTGTTCATGTCAAGACCTAAGAGATCGCCGGCCGCACCCCCGTTTAGCTTGGTACCGGCATTGGTGAACGTCCTTCTAAGACTTCCATTCTTGGCCAGCGTGAGCTCAGCAGCGTCCGAGTTGGCGTCCTTTCCTCCCACGATCCACGTCCTCTTATCGCTTGTGTTCGCATGCTTCCGGTGTAGCCTGGAAAGCAAGGCCGACTCGCGCTCTGGGAACGGTGGCATCTCATCACAAACAGTGCGGAGAAGATCGTCGGTCGCCATACTTGCCAGTGTCAAATATTCGCAAGCTCTTTGCTGCAGTTCAGGGTCAAGCGTGTGGCTGTAGACGTTGAAGACGTTGACGAGCTGTGGCTTGATCTCGGGGAACAGATTCACGTATTTTACAAAACACGACAGAATCATGCCACGAGTCCCTGGTGCGCAGGCGGGGAGCTTGCTCTGCAATGCAATAAACTGCTCGATCGGACTGCAGCCCTTCTCTTCAGCAATCAAATGACCAAACTCTCCGAGGATGTAGGCCCCAATCTTGACCAATGTCTCGTGACAGTGATCTTGTTTGCAGTATTGAAGAATGTTTTGGGCAGCATATACTTGCAGCTCCTCGTTGTTGGTGATAATTTGGATGACACGCTGCCATACCTCATCACTGACATGATCTCCTGCCATGGCGATAAGACGCAGGGAGATGTCTACATACCACTGGACATCGGTGGCATACTTTTCCGTCAAAATGGCGATTTTTAGCACCATCTCTTCTCGAATTGCAAAATCGGCGTTTTGAAGGTAGTGAAGAAGCTCGCCCACGATTGGTCGTGCATTTGTGTGATCGCACATGCTATACAGGAGATCAAGGCCCTTTCGTCGAACGCTGATGTCTCTGTCCTTGAGCGATCCCAAAATCACCTCCTGGTGTTGCTTGATGGGACCAAGTGTGGTATCAGATCGAGCGGCCAAGTGCGTCATAGCCTCAAGACCTAGATACCGAACATTTGTCTCCCTCGACTGGATAAATCGCCCCAGTCTCTGAGATATCTGCTTCATGAGAGCGTGTTCAGTAtcgaggtggatgatgaggttgatggcttCGAAGAGAACAGCATTTTGCGCATTGTTTTGCTGTAcatttttgtttgtttccaAGGCGAGGTCCAATATCCTTTGAAGGGACTGCCGGATCATCTCCCGAACGTGACTGTCCTCGGAAGGTGGGAAATACTGCAGGAGTCGCAAGAGCTTGATCTGGAGCCAGGGACAAGGCACCTTGTAGTACAGATAGTCTGAGGCGTACTCCCCGTCGATAAGGATCCGTTTCAGGCGGGCAGCGGCCTTGGCATATGCGCCCTTGTACTGCTCGAGGTCGTCCTGGGCCAAAGCCATGACCAGTGAGGTAACGGATAATGCCACGCCAAAATCCGGGTCATCCATAAGATGTATTATCCTCTCTGCCCATTGAGGCTGGACGATGCCAGGATTTTTTCGGTACAAGCGGAGCAGGGTAAGcgccgccttctttttgACAAAAGATTTCGAGGTGCTACGTACATGTTAGCGAGATAATAACGAGACGTAGATGTGCGCAGGAGTACAACCCCCTGCCTGATACGTACGGTGAGATCAGTAACCTGTGTACCTCTCCGCTAAGGGCCTCGCCCATCTCCCGACCACCCACGTTTGCAATGGCGTGCAGTGCAAGGCAGTTGAACAGTTCGTTGTGGTCCATCAGATCTTTCCGAATACTGTTCACCACCAGGTGTAATAGCTCGTGCTGCTCGTGCAAGAACAAGGTCATTGCCAAATACCCAATCTGCTTCTCCGAGTACTTTGTTGCCGAGATGAGATTGACTGCCTCGAGGTGTCCAAAATCGACGTTCCAGCCCAGAATGTAGATGTACAGAAGCTTGCAAACATATTTCTTTTTGTGATACCCGCTCAGATTACCATCTGCCAGCCATGTCAGTGTGGGCTTATAGAATACATGTGATCGGAAAGAGGGGTCGCAAACCTTTGAACTTTTGCCTGATATTGGCCAGTTCCTTGTTgattctcttctcttccaatTCTCGAGCACGCGCATTGCGCAAGTCGGCAATGAACTGCACTAGTCCTCGCATATTggcattgctgctgctggatcGGCCCAGAAAGCCCGTGGGGCCTGAAGACGCCATTTTGTGATATCCTCAACTCTGTTCTGCTCTTGTATGATGCAAGCTAAGCTGGGCGTAATGTCTGCAACAAAATGCAGTGTAGTGTGGTAATGCCGTCAAGGCCTGGTAATCCTCCCAGCTTTCAATATTCCCGTCACGCGACTAGTCTAGACGAAGGGCTCAAGTATAAGCGAAATCGACAGAGAAAGTCGAGGGTTCGGAGGCTGGATTTCAAAGATAGCGGAGCAGGGAAGCAGCAACAGTGTGGTTTCTGGCTGGTCGAGTTCGAACGCGCTTCGAATCGATCGAAAGCTAATGGGAATCGGCCGGCTGCATCTCAGAGCCCCAAATGCCCAAGGCTAGGTGTACGAGAACTGATACGTGTGGTGTTGACAACGATATCGTGTATATCGTTAAAATTCCGATGGTCGACGATGCTGGCGACAGTGGCTGGCTCACAATGCGTCGCCTCAAGGTAGTCGTCGGGATGCAATCGGGTCGGCTCAGGGGGGTTGCTGTGGAATTGGAGGGTCTGGAAAAAGATGGAGCATTGTCGCATTGGCGTAGCTGCTCTGATCCCTGTCCATGCTCGAACGCGAGATGTGGACGGCGCGCTCAAGACTGGGTCGATGGCCAAGTGTACAGTCAGGTGATACAGCACGTGAGCAAACCAACACAGACCAATTCACTTCCCCAGATGAGGTGAAACTGTCCCAGACGGACAGATTTGTCAACGAACTGGGCATCGTTGTACACTCCTTTCATCTGGTCCTTATTCTTACATTTCTACATTACTTATCTTCCCCGCGCATAGGTCCGCTCGGTCGAGGCTCAATAAGACCGCAATGGCACAAACTTGATACCTGGTACCCTCGAGCCTGGCTCAGTGTctagagagagagagtaaAACGACCGCCACCAAGGGATCATATTACGAATCAATAGTATCTTTTGCACTCTCTACTACAAGTCCACAGTCTACCTACTGTTCCGTTCGGCATTGCCATCATAAATGATAAAGCTGACCTGACAGGTCCTCATCATGCGCGCTGGCGCGGCTGAGGGCGCTTAATCGAAACCACTACTGCACACTATGCTTGTTAGTTAGAAGACGCGAGTCTCTAATCTGGCATGGTCCAACCGACAATGCAGGAGAGAGGCACAGTTGCGGCGGTAATGCTACCTACCCAACCACATCTCAGGACCCGATGCTGATTGGCCTGTTCGGTTCTTTTCTTGATTGATCATGCCAAAAATCATCTTGCTAAAGGTCCACAGCGGCCGCGTCGGGATAGAAGATAGCACAAGTTCCTTCAGGCTTTTtatcctttccttcccttctccACCGATCCTCCTTCCTTTCTCTCCGTAGATTACAAGTTGGGGCTTCACCAGTCACTCGCCATCATGGAGCAGGATCCTAGAAGTGTCAGTACCGTTGCCATATATTACCAACTCGACAGTGCCTACCTAACACCACCTTGCAGTATCCCGTAGCTATTCTTCCAGGGGGGGATGCTCCTGAGgtccaccaacaccaaacccaaGCATATTTCAAGTCATacgaacagcagcagccatacTACCAAAATCAGTACCCGCAGTCCCACACCATTCTCGGCGCTGAGGACCCCGTCGAGCCCAAGGAAAAGAGGATATGCGGTGTTCGACTGAGCattctcttcttcgtcaccaCGGGACTACTGTTCCTTGTCATTGTGGCGCTAGCTTTGGTTGGAGGTTTACTTGGAAGCAAGATCTCCTCGCTCGAGACATCGTACCCAGCACTCGCCAGTAATGTCGCCGCGATAGCCGGAGGGAGCACAAGTGGCGGGAACGACCAGATTGCACCCATCGACGACAATACCAACACCGGTACCgaaacaccgccgccatcacaAACAAGCAGTGCGCCGGTATCTTTCTCGACCAatgtcgttgttgatggctACCGCTATGTTGGCTGCTATTACGACGATACCCAGCGCCTGCTGATTGACCAGCCGGCAAAGGGGAACAGCTCCATGACGAACCTTATGTGCTCTCGCATCTGCGCGGGCTTCAAATACTTCGGCACTGAGATTGGCATCGATTGCTACTGTGGCAACAGAATAGAGGAGCGCACTCCTAGTGCCAAAGCAAACGAGTGGGATTGCAGCGTCAAGTGCCCAGGCAACAATAGGGGGAGGAAAGAAGTGTGTGGTGGCGATTGGTCGATTAGTATCTGGGAAAAGACAGGCTAGTCCAGGCCGTGCCTGACTGAAATCATGATTGTTGGTAGTAACTGGCATGCGagcgaggagttggaggttcATTTCTTGGTTTATCTTGACACATgtataaatatttaaagcATTGGATCCCTTATATGGAGGACATATTATACGATCGTAGTTGTGAATATCTATTTGACCTATAGTCTAAAGGAACTACATACATAGAGAATGGATGCCGGTTATTGTCCGTCACACGCCAAGCCTAAAGAAGGTAGCTTCCCACAATTAACCGCCGTCCATGACGTTTTGGCGCCTCCAATGTCAGTCCTCGGATTGCAAACCTCACTTTTTGCTTCCTCAAGATGCGAGGCCATAGCCATTGCGCATTCACCCAGAAAGAATGCGGCTGACCCCTTTTTCCCCAACAGCCCTTCGCAGGCCACTGTCATCCCGCCTAGTCCCAAAAATCCCACACCAAAAAAGACCCTACGCCTTCCAGACCTCTGGCatccccacctccttccaGGTGTTCAACAACCGCACAAAATGGCTCCAGCGCGAGCGCGCCGCCTCCAACGCTGAAGCCAGCCGACAGGCCGACTATCTGAAAGATGAAGTCGCCATGCGCGTGGCCGAACGGCTCTTGGTATTCCCTACCCTCACGACACCTTAAATCTCACTTCATGTTTCATTTATTTACTAACCAcctacccacccacccccaggaCGTAAAACGAACCTTTTCCTTGACCCTCGATTTCGGAGCCTAcaccaactccctcgccCGCGCGctcacaaaccccaaccctgaCCCCTCCCAGCCCGACGCGGACATCCCACCCCTGGCCACCAAAATCGGCAAGCTCGTCGCTGCCGACTCGAGCCAAAAGGCTCTCTTCCGGGACGCGGAGCTCGAGTTCAACAAGGAGATCAACATGGAGCGTGTTGTCTTGCCGTACGAGGAAGGCCCCTTGCCGTGGGAGGACAACACGTTTGACATGGTGCTGTCAAGCTTGTCCATGCACTGGATCAATGATCTCCCTGGTGTGCTGGGGCAGATCAACCGGATTCTCAAGCCGGATGCCCCGTTTATTGGGGCCATGCTGGGGGGTGATACGCTTTTTGAGCTGAGGACTTCGTTGCAGCTGGCGGAGCAGGAAAGGAGGGGCGGGATTGGCGTTCATGTGTCGCCGTTGGCGGATGTCAAGGATGTcggggggttgctggggaaGGCAGGGTTCAAGATGTTGAcggtggatgtggaggaCATTGTGGTGGAATACCCTGATACTTTTGCATTGATGGAGGACCTCCAGGCCATGGGAGAGGGCAATgcggtgttggggagggaggtgggtgcgATTGGAAAGGATGTTCTGCTTGCAGCGGAGGGGATATATAGGGAACTTCATGGAAGCAAGGTTGAGGACGGGACTGTGAGGCTACCGGCGACATTCAGGGTGATTCACATGATTGGGTggaaagaaggaggggatcaACCAAAGCCGTTGCCGAGGGGCAGTGGAGAGATCAATCTAAGGGATGTGTTGGGGACAAAATAGATGACGACTCAACATCGTCGTCAATGTCATTGTATTTTGGCCTGTCGCTCATGAAAACGTCTTGTAAAAATATTCCCCCACACTATTCTATCCGCCTGCTTCCTGGAATTCGTATGTACAATGCAAATGTCTTATACCCTCCGGAAATCAGTCATGACTCTCCCAATGCACCCCAGCCCggccacatccaccaccttctcatGCCAACTAAGCAAGACGCTCATGGCGGCGCCGGTGGAGTCTCCAGATGTTATCCCGGACCTGTTGCCAATCTGACTGAACCCCGTTGCCTGGGGCGTCATCAACTTGGTTGGTGTTCTCGGGCTGTTGCCGGTGTGCTGGCTGGAGATACCGCTCGACGTGGCCGCCATACCCTTGTACCTATTCACATCATGTCAGCGTATGCCTCGCCCCCTTTTTTTGCGCCAACAATAACTGACAAGTACTTCATCAACACGTCCAAGCTCTCGCTACCCCTATCATCATTGTAGATCTTTTGCAAAAGAGGCGTCATCTCGTTCACCTTGATCCTTTGCAGCACCTCGATGACGGTCTGCAGATGCGTTTCCTTGGCCAGATCGGGAGCATTGTAGATTGGATTCTCCAGAGCCGACCGCAGCGCGCCCTCGGCATCGCCCGcttggagaagctggcggATCTGAGACTGGAGGTTGCGGACGTCTTGGTCGGAGAATTcgggctggggagggtggagggtggagagaGGGAAGTTCTGGGAGGAGTCGGGGTCGAGGGCatcgatgttgatggtgcgCCAGGCATCGGTGAGCGAGGACTCGGTGTGTTGTTGGATAATAGACATTGTTGGGCTATTTCTCTGTGGTTATACGATTTGTGCGGTTTTGGATATGGTGAAATTGAGATCGTGGCACTGTCGGTTGgaagtggtgatgttgagaaatAGTGTTGGTTGATAGCTCCGTGTGGAACTGGATTGCTGGACAGCTTGACGTTGCGCATGCAGCTTGCGTTGACGAGGCAGGGAGGCGGGTTCAGGCAAGCTGCGCCCTGCCCCGCACTGGTCCGACGGTGAGCTTACGGCCCCACCCCGGGGCTCCCACTGCCGGTTTCTGAATGGAAGCCGGAGCTCTGCGGGGAGGACTCGGGGCTTAAACAGACTTTATGTTAATCAATAGTTTACAACCTTTACTTCGCTTTTTCAAATCACTTTTGAGCATACCAAGCCCTAAGACAAGAGACATTTGAAGCTCACGGCATCCTTTCCCTCAAACCTTACTGGTTTTCGTGCTTTCAAAAACAGCGCCAACCCTGAAAAATGCTCCCTTGGCTCCGGATCCCTGGTTCAACTTTTCAAGGTATTGCCCAGCAAGTGCCTACACACACCTCCCAGAAACCCgcacccacccacacacaacAAGAAAAATCTCTTCCCTCACATTaacccttctcccaccactaAATCTAACAACGAAGCATGGTTGATCGTTAGCCGCTGCCCGGCTAGCTCAATCGGTAGAGCGTGAGACTCTTAAGGAGTACTCCgaaatctcaaggttgtgggttcgacCCCCACGTCGGGCTCAATTCCCGTCGAAACGACACTTATGACCATGTTATTTTTggtatttttcttttgactTTTGTTGCTCTTCatcttgctgttgatggcatCTCACTCTCACCATTAGTGCAGGGTGTTAATGGATGGAAATATGCCTAATATCAACCTGAATTAGGAGAGTAGTGTATTCCACTCACCATAAAGCAAGACTTCACCGCCTTATCTTTTGATATGACTACTACTAGAAACATTACCTGTCTAGTTCGTGAGCAACATAGGGGgtattctttctttctttacgAACATAGCTTGACCGTTACAGACCCTCGTCTATACCTCGATTAGCCAAACTACTTAGATATTGTAGGCCTGGAAAACCACATTAGACTTACAACGACAAGAATGAATAGGCCATATTTCCCAGGTTCTCAAGAAACCACATCTGGTGTACTGAGTCGGCTCCTGCAATCCTCCTTGTCTTCATCTCTGCAGTCCTCGCGTttctcatcgtcgtcgttaGCCCGGTCTTCGGTATGTATTGCATCCTCGTCCCAGGTAGAATAACTCTCCTCACCAACGTCGTCCTCGATAAGATCCTCTATCTCACTTGTACCTTGCTGCCAAGCGTGATGTTTTTCCAGAGGGCTTGACCTCGTGGGCGAGATCTCTGTCGATGGGAGGATATCAGAGAGAATTTCTTGAGGATCACGCTTCCTAGCTGTGTTCTGAGAGCCATCTTCTCCGGACAAATCAAGAGGGTCTCCCTCAGAGTCAGATATTTCAGACTTTTCCCGCTTCCTATGATCCCGTCCCCATACAATCAGCAAGCCTGACTATCAGCGTACCGTCAAGAGCGCTGACCtcgggggagatgaagag belongs to Podospora bellae-mahoneyi strain CBS 112042 chromosome 6, whole genome shotgun sequence and includes:
- a CDS encoding hypothetical protein (COG:U; EggNog:ENOG503NUVX), yielding MASSGPTGFLGRSSSSNANMRGLVQFIADLRNARARELEEKRINKELANIRQKFKDGNLSGYHKKKYVCKLLYIYILGWNVDFGHLEAVNLISATKYSEKQIGYLAMTLFLHEQHELLHLVVNSIRKDLMDHNELFNCLALHAIANVGGREMGEALSGEVHRLLISPTSKSFVKKKAALTLLRLYRKNPGIVQPQWAERIIHLMDDPDFGVALSVTSLVMALAQDDLEQYKGAYAKAAARLKRILIDGEYASDYLYYKVPCPWLQIKLLRLLQYFPPSEDSHVREMIRQSLQRILDLALETNKNVQQNNAQNAVLFEAINLIIHLDTEHALMKQISQRLGRFIQSRETNVRYLGLEAMTHLAARSDTTLGPIKQHQEVILGSLKDRDISVRRKGLDLLYSMCDHTNARPIVGELLHYLQNADFAIREEMVLKIAILTEKYATDVQWYVDISLRLIAMAGDHVSDEVWQRVIQIITNNEELQVYAAQNILQYCKQDHCHETLVKIGAYILGEFGHLIAEEKGCSPIEQFIALQSKLPACAPGTRGMILSCFVKYVNLFPEIKPQLVNVFNVYSHTLDPELQQRACEYLTLASMATDDLLRTVCDEMPPFPERESALLSRLHRKHANTSDKRTWIVGGKDANSDAAELTLAKNGSLRRTFTNAGTKLNGGAAGDLLGLDMNNIGPAEAKSIPNLASAAHLSPNWEKGFNRLLLKPDGVLYEDGQLQVGVRSEYRGQMACLILYFTNKTPALVGSFTTTLDLDTSEKTNLTWDVKGLPDTTIARGAQAQQVIMFEAKKVFEKSPTIRISYLAGALQALTLKLPVTLHKFMDPAELTAEDFFKRWKQIGGAPREAQQVFGLTTAAKDQQRELTDGFIRDVIKGFRWGVLNNVDPNTKNFVGASVVHTSEGGKIGCLLRLEPNYGTQMIRLTIRATDDSVPPVILKLMEGRLAQGLSTVQERHGPPQTVSDISDSFRNIMVR
- a CDS encoding hypothetical protein (EggNog:ENOG503NUGI; COG:Q) is translated as MEQDPRSYPVAILPGGDAPEVHQHQTQAYFKSYEQQQPYYQNQYPQSHTILGAEDPVEPKEKRICGVRLSILFFVTTGLLFLVIVALALVGGLLGSKISSLETSYPALASNVAAIAGGSTSGGNDQIAPIDDNTNTGTETPPPSQTSSAPVSFSTNVVVDGYRYVGCYYDDTQRLLIDQPAKGNSSMTNLMCSRICAGFKYFGTEIGIDCYCGNRIEERTPSAKANEWDCSVKCPGNNRGRKEVCGGDWSITLRRPLSSRLVPKIPHQKRPYAFQTSGIPTSFQVFNNRTKWLQRERAASNAEASRQADYLKDEVAMRVAERLLDVKRTFSLTLDFGAYTNSLARALTNPNPDPSQPDADIPPLATKIGKLVAADSSQKALFRDAELEFNKEINMERVVLPYEEGPLPWEDNTFDMVLSSLSMHWINDLPGVLGQINRILKPDAPFIGAMLGGDTLFELRTSLQLAEQERRGGIGVHVSPLADVKDVGGLLGKAGFKMLTVDVEDIVVEYPDTFALMEDLQAMGEGNAVLGREVGAIGKDVLLAAEGIYRELHGSKVEDGTVRLPATFRVIHMIGWKEGGDQPKPLPRGSGEINLRDVLGTK
- the ARC15 gene encoding arp2/3 complex subunit (BUSCO:EOG09264V51; COG:Z; EggNog:ENOG503P59R); this encodes MSIIQQHTESSLTDAWRTINIDALDPDSSQNFPLSTLHPPQPEFSDQDVRNLQSQIRQLLQAGDAEGALRSALENPIYNAPDLAKETHLQTVIEVLQRIKVNEMTPLLQKIYNDDRGSESLDVLMKYLYKGMAATSSGISSQHTGNSPRTPTKLMTPQATGFSQIGNRSGITSGDSTGAAMSVLLSWHEKVVDVAGLGCIGRVMTDFRRV
- the ATG18 gene encoding autophagy protein (COG:U; EggNog:ENOG503NVSY), with amino-acid sequence MIVSTCVLGAGTLMAGSFSAASQGTADHLPKPGRADSGRCPKKQAQGAEWKASMAPLPRNDDRLARAPSSYRSHGKAKGSSSPATPTSDQARPPTNVHRNPLSRDPKSPVEHRSPIMSGGALNFVTFNQDHSCLAVGTSKGFRIYHTDPFSKIFNSDDGNVSIIEMLFSTSLVALVLSPRHLVIQNTKRASVICELTFPNAILAVRLNRKRLAVVLEEEIYLYDISNMTLLQTINTSPNPNAICALSPSSERCYIAYPLPKQRDDTGERRPSHAPPLSSYVPTTSGEVLIYDTVKQVSINLIEAHRSPLCCIALNNDGTLLATASEKSTIIRVFAIPSGQRLYQFRRGTTPSTIYSMSFNLSSTILCVSSVSNTVHIYKLTNNSQEDAEATSPRRNRFARSASINSADYVPNSDDDSRRSSGAEEYGSTASQPSSEGSKALRNSGMFGNMIRRSSQIVGRGVVGAVGAYLPAAVSEMFEPERDFASIKIPKPTSTVLQGAPAGGGGPIRSVVAMSSSSPQVMVVTSDGIFYVYNIDLEKGGEGYLVKQFSVVEADDKLDASYNA